A window from Lytechinus pictus isolate F3 Inbred chromosome 9, Lp3.0, whole genome shotgun sequence encodes these proteins:
- the LOC129268775 gene encoding probable G-protein coupled receptor 19 codes for MNTTTSVTSVVFSDSTDVATTEAAMTIESTSVPNGVSTSPWEQPTSSGPDLGTSPQDLDRDSIVMTFGTVTGTIAASLMCMTCIFGNILVVTVVQRSRRLQSTTNYFVISLAIVDLVMSILCMPFMIGLIIADEWVFGLFICKLVRFLQYMKPGATVYVLIAIGVDRFYTILYPLSFKITRGKAKKMIIISWSIATLISCPSFYFFVLTELGGNTTVCMPFTSLEAAGIMYITALLLVEFILPMILLLITYARIFRHIWTVGIRGRALQRTMNSVPRAKVKTVKMLMIVSSVFFISWTPFFVVQEWFTCAQDLTQISQTEVNIYWVTVWISLTSCAWNPVIYSCYNPNFRRGCKEVFCVSTMKCYRKDTYAITNSSKFSRKNHVGVLTEEVEGGRSFTSYRAFDRDANGDKKMAWPLPTTTSTTYL; via the coding sequence ATGAACACGACGACGTCAGTGACATCAGTTGTCTTCTCGGACAGCACGGATGTAGCCACGACAGAGGCGGCGATGACCATTGAGAGTACATCAGTTCCCAACGGTGTGAGCACATCCCCGTGGGAACAGCCGACATCATCCGGACCAGATCTAGGAACTTCTCCGCAGGACCTGGACCGAGACAGCATCGTCATGACATTCGGGACCGTAACGGGTACCATCGCCGCTTCGCTGATGTGCATGACGTGCATATTCGGCAACATCCTTGTGGTCACCGTAGTGCAGCGAAGTCGTCGACTGCAGAGCACGACGAACTATTTTGTGATATCGCTAGCCATTGTGGACCTGGTCATGTCGATCCTCTGTATGCCTTTCATGATTGGTCTAATCATTGCAGATGAGTGGGTGTTTGGTTTGTTTATCTGTAAGCTGGTGAGGTTCTTGCAATATATGAAGCCGGGTGCAACCGTCTATGTGCTAATAGCCATCGGTGTCGATCGTTTCTACACTATTCTGTATCCACTGAGCTTTAAAATCACTCGCGGAAAAGCGAAGAAAATGATCATCATTAGTTGGTCCATCGCAACGCTCATATCGTgtccttccttttatttcttcgTGCTTACAGAACTAGGAGGGAACACAACAGTTTGTATGCCTTTCACTTCCTTGGAAGCAGCTGGGATAATGTACATCACTGCGTTGCTCCTCGTTGAATTCATCTTGCCCATGATCTTGCTTCTGATAACATACGCGCGAATTTTCCGCCATATTTGGACGGTCGGTATACGCGGACGCGCCCTGCAGCGGACAATGAACAGCGTGCCGCGCGCAAAGGTCaaaactgttaaaatgctcatgATTGTAAGCAGTGTTTTCTTCATCTCATGGACGCCGTTCTTCGTCGTTCAGGAGTGGTTCACGTGTGCTCAAGACTTGACGCAGATTAGCCAAACGGAGGTGAACATTTACTGGGTCACAGTCTGGATTTCGCTGACGTCATGCGCGTGGAATCCGGTCATATACTCGTGCTACAACCCGAACTTTCGAAGAGGTTGCAAAGAGGTATTCTGTGTCTCCACGATGAAGTGCTACCGGAAGGACACATACGCCATTACGAATTCGTCCAAGTTCTCGCGCAAAAATCACGTTGGGGTGCTAACTGAGGAAGTTGAGGGCGGTCGCTCGTTCACCTCATACCGTGCATTCGATCGCGACGCCAACGGGGACAAAAAGATGGCATGGCCTCTGCCTACCACTACGTCCACAACATATTTATGA